In Chloroherpetonaceae bacterium, one DNA window encodes the following:
- a CDS encoding DNA-3-methyladenine glycosylase I has product MANGQPLTPKSYCDYVQTLPPESLHRIYHDTQYGFPIESDNELFERLILEINQAGLSWTTILNKQENFRKAYRNFDIKRVAKFTEKDRARLMNDAGIIRNRLKINAAIHNAQIILNLQKENGSFKKWLDSNHPKTLSEWGKLFKKTFVFTGGEIVKEFLMSTGYLEGAHRKDCPIYEISLSANPNWKKSIEKGKELLG; this is encoded by the coding sequence ATGGCAAATGGGCAACCGTTAACTCCGAAAAGCTATTGCGACTATGTTCAAACCCTTCCGCCGGAATCACTTCACCGAATCTATCACGATACCCAATATGGATTTCCAATTGAATCGGATAATGAACTCTTTGAACGCTTGATATTAGAAATTAATCAGGCAGGCCTGAGTTGGACAACGATTCTCAATAAGCAGGAAAACTTTCGTAAGGCTTACCGAAATTTCGATATCAAAAGGGTTGCAAAATTCACAGAAAAAGATCGCGCAAGGCTGATGAATGATGCGGGAATCATCCGCAACCGATTGAAAATCAATGCGGCGATTCACAATGCACAGATCATCTTAAATTTGCAGAAAGAGAATGGTTCATTCAAAAAATGGTTGGATTCAAATCATCCAAAAACACTTTCTGAATGGGGTAAGCTTTTCAAAAAAACTTTTGTGTTTACCGGAGGGGAAATTGTAAAAGAATTTTTAATGAGCACTGGATATTTAGAAGGTGCACATAGAAAAGATTGCCCGATTTACGAAATATCCTTAAGCGCCAACCCAAATTGGAAAAAATCAATTGAGAAAGGAAAAGAACTGCTTGGATAA
- a CDS encoding DCC1-like thiol-disulfide oxidoreductase family protein, which produces MDNPILFYDGTCGFCHGAVQLSFRWLKEPSVRFAPLQGETATQAKSDYPQFPSSLESVVLIKENKMYLASEAFFELAKEFRYPYKSLTIFSILPIKLSNFFYGIIAENRYKLFGRKDACDMPDPKMRALFLN; this is translated from the coding sequence TTGGATAATCCAATCTTATTTTATGACGGTACATGTGGTTTTTGCCACGGCGCGGTGCAACTTTCTTTTCGTTGGTTGAAAGAGCCCTCGGTACGTTTTGCGCCACTTCAAGGAGAGACGGCAACACAGGCAAAAAGCGATTACCCACAATTTCCTTCTAGTTTGGAATCGGTGGTGTTGATTAAAGAGAACAAAATGTATTTGGCTTCTGAGGCCTTTTTTGAACTTGCAAAGGAATTTCGATATCCTTATAAAAGTTTGACCATTTTTTCGATACTTCCAATCAAACTCTCCAACTTCTTTTATGGGATTATTGCGGAAAATCGGTATAAGTTATTTGGCAGAAAAGATGCGTGCGATATGCCTGACCCCAAAATGCGCGCCCTTTTCTTAAACTAA
- a CDS encoding PAS domain S-box protein has protein sequence MDIRYFQAYALENIQDAVIGIDETQRIIFWNHGAELLYETTREEAMGVTLSEIYRYEYIPPATEATVFQSMKEIGSYRGNYRHITRSNRELYVEATTSVILKDGESLGMLAIIRDCTESYRMTIALKETVESLKAERTHSATLEEMITVCAWSGLIKNGEEWIRMEEFLMKRFGFKVSHGMSPEVLKQQMETIKNQRSSQNLT, from the coding sequence ATGGATATTCGATATTTTCAGGCGTATGCACTAGAAAACATCCAAGATGCAGTTATTGGAATTGATGAAACTCAGAGGATCATTTTCTGGAATCACGGTGCTGAATTGCTTTATGAAACAACAAGAGAAGAAGCAATGGGAGTAACACTCAGCGAGATTTACCGCTATGAGTACATTCCTCCTGCAACCGAAGCTACGGTATTTCAGTCTATGAAAGAGATCGGGTCTTACCGTGGCAATTACCGCCATATCACCCGTTCGAATCGAGAACTTTATGTGGAAGCAACGACCAGTGTTATTTTAAAAGATGGTGAATCTTTGGGAATGCTTGCAATCATTCGCGATTGCACAGAAAGTTACCGGATGACCATTGCCCTAAAAGAAACCGTAGAGTCTCTAAAAGCGGAACGCACGCATTCTGCCACACTCGAAGAAATGATAACAGTTTGTGCGTGGTCGGGGCTGATTAAGAATGGCGAAGAGTGGATTCGGATGGAAGAATTTTTAATGAAACGATTTGGCTTTAAGGTTTCGCACGGGATGTCGCCGGAGGTATTAAAGCAACAAATGGAAACAATAAAGAATCAACGCAGCTCTCAAAATCTAACTTAA